GGTACTTCGTCTCAAGACGCGGGAGAGTAGGGCGCCGCCAGGTCCGCAAAACGCAAAACAAAAATATCTTCTCTGAACAGTGACAATTCAAAAAGGCGGCCCGGACATTTTGCTCCGGGCCGCTTTTTTGCGTTTGGACACGCCTGTCCTGCGCACACTACCCGTACCGTCACGGGGCTTGACCCGTGACAACTCTACACGGCAGGCTGATAACAGATGCAATTGAGGGATCTGTTATGGATGTGCGTGAAAAGCGCTCGGTTGAAAACCTGGTTCTGGCAATCGTGCGGACTGAACTTGCAAACAGACGCACTCTTTTGTCCTATCTCAACACCTCGATCGCATTGTTTGTTTCAGGTGTCGGTCTTTTGAAGCTCAGCGGCAGTTCGTGGCTGGAATGGATTGGTATTGTGCTGATCCCGGTATCGCTCATCGTGGCGGTGATCGGTGTTGTGGACTATCTGGTGCTGCGGCGCAGTATCGAAAATGAGAGAGAAAGAGCCGCCGCCGAAGACATCGATACCTGATGGCACCGGATACTTGACTGCCGGCGGCGGCCCGAGACGGCACGCGCCGTGCCGCCTGTTCCATTGGCCGCAAATCTTGCGGCCATCTATGATTAGGAGCGGTGTGCGGGTAACAGGCGGTTTGTCGGAACTCGAACGGCTCAGCCATCCGGAACGTTCGGCAAACGGTCTTTGAAGGTGTTGCCCGCGCCTACACGACGTATATTGTGCCGGCAATCTTCGGTTGCAAATTACATTCTGGTAATGAGAAAGTAATGGCGTCAAATCAGATGCTTATGCATCATCACGATCGCGCGATCCGAGTGGAGCGCCATTGTATCGACGTCTTCGGGCCGAGCTGGCCGGACATGACGAACCAGGCGGATATGGTTCGCAGGATTTTGCATATGGGCTCAGAACCCAAAACCGTGGCCTTACGCCCTTTAAGGATGCGTTGACTGGAGGTCGACTACAATCGCACAAGGGTATTGTGGGCCTCAGTTTTTGTGGCGGTTTGGGGCATGTCGTTCAGACGGCCATTTATATGATTGACAGCTGCAATCCGTTTGATGGCCATGGAAGCCGTGTCGGGGCGACGCTTGGTTACTGAACCATTTCAGGAGGTATCCGATATGAAGACTTCCAAACCTGCTGCGTACGACCTGGTTTCCCGTTTCAATCACTGGATCGTCGCGTTCGCCATGATCGGCATGCTGGCTTTCGGGATCTACATTGATGATTTTGTTCCACGCGGTCCACAAGCCGGTGCGCTGCTGCAGACCCACAAGGCGCTTGGCGTGCTTGTGCTCGCTTACGGATTGTGGCGGGTCGGTTGGCGGCTTGCCCGAGGGTTCCTGGACTCTGCCGCGCGGATGCCCGCCTGGCAGGAGATCCTGTCGAAGATCACCCATTGGGTGTTGATTGCAGGTATCATCCTCATGCCGCTCTCCGGAATGACGACCTCACTGTTCGGCGGCCATGACATCAATATATTCGGACTGTTCACCATACCCGGATTCACCGAAAACAAGACGGTGTCGGATCTGGCCGGCGATGCTCATGGGACCATCGCCAATATCCTGATTGCGTTCATCGTGCTGCACATCGCAGGCGCGCTCAAGCATCATGTCATCGATCGTGACACGACGCTTGTGCGCATGACCACCGGACGGACGGAACGCTAGGCCGAAGCCGGTCAGGCTGCGCTACTACGACACCTTCACAACAAGTTTGCCGAAGTTCTTGCCGTTGAGCATGCCGATGAAAGCCGCGGGGGCGTTCTCCAGCCCCTCCACGACATCCTCGCGATACTTGACTTTCCCCTCGGCGAGCCAGCCCGTCATATCCTTGACGAAGTCCCGGTAGCGGCTTTCGTAGTGATCGAAGATGATGAAACCCTGCATCTTGATGCGCTTGACGAGCAGCATGCCGATCAGCGCCGGGCTGCGGTCCGGCCCGTCCGGCAGGCTGGTCGCATTGTAGCTGGCAATCCGGCCGCAGACCGGAATACGCGCATGAACATTGAGCAGCGGCAGGACCGCATCAAAGACGGCACCACCGACATTTTCGAAATAGACGTCGATGCCGTCAGGGCAGGCGGCTGCAAGCTGTTCTTTAAGGTCTGCTTCGTGACGGTCGATACAGGCGTCGAACCCGAGTTCCTCAACG
This portion of the Hoeflea prorocentri genome encodes:
- a CDS encoding DUF202 domain-containing protein gives rise to the protein MTTLHGRLITDAIEGSVMDVREKRSVENLVLAIVRTELANRRTLLSYLNTSIALFVSGVGLLKLSGSSWLEWIGIVLIPVSLIVAVIGVVDYLVLRRSIENERERAAAEDIDT
- a CDS encoding cytochrome b yields the protein MKTSKPAAYDLVSRFNHWIVAFAMIGMLAFGIYIDDFVPRGPQAGALLQTHKALGVLVLAYGLWRVGWRLARGFLDSAARMPAWQEILSKITHWVLIAGIILMPLSGMTTSLFGGHDINIFGLFTIPGFTENKTVSDLAGDAHGTIANILIAFIVLHIAGALKHHVIDRDTTLVRMTTGRTER